The Dehalococcoidales bacterium genome has a segment encoding these proteins:
- a CDS encoding FAD-binding protein, translating into MKNKIKQTGDLEELASLYGMNPDSLKLSLDKYNHHMEQQTDDEFGKPVLNGVKPVCQPPYYSIRLWPKVHHTMGGIQINTSGQVIDTNQKPIEGLYAAGEVTGGIHGACRLGSCAVTDCLVFGRIAGRNAALNL; encoded by the coding sequence ATGAAGAACAAGATAAAACAGACTGGCGATTTGGAAGAGCTGGCCTCGCTTTATGGCATGAATCCCGATAGCCTTAAGCTTTCGTTAGATAAGTACAACCATCACATGGAACAGCAGACAGATGATGAATTTGGCAAACCTGTATTAAATGGGGTGAAGCCGGTTTGCCAGCCTCCCTATTACAGTATACGGTTGTGGCCGAAGGTGCACCACACCATGGGCGGCATCCAAATCAATACTTCCGGCCAGGTAATAGATACCAACCAGAAACCAATTGAAGGGCTGTATGCTGCAGGCGAGGTCACAGGGGGGATTCATGGAGCATGCCGCCTGGGAAGCTGTGCTGTAACGGACTGCCTGGTTTTCGGCCGTATTGCCGGCAGAAACGCCGCATTGAATCTTTAA